A genomic region of Anopheles coustani chromosome 3, idAnoCousDA_361_x.2, whole genome shotgun sequence contains the following coding sequences:
- the LOC131258681 gene encoding uncharacterized protein LOC131258681: protein MDAEREASCTPPLPLADDLLPEQLSKFHSPLMAGSEHEERQMSPPAVAKPALADTSSNTGPADVRSKDKEKSVRKSKDEGGKRGKKSDDSTAHRQSSKELSSNEKPNKSDTEPKGSSKNSEKKRTSSQDRDNGKERHHRNRSNHRRKSRSRSKESTSVGKTSPARSKQPTEDGASKNPHKESKRRSDGAKKKKSKSRRSHSKEEINDEERDVPQNRERDSRSNSRSRSRRQESVRRDRRSSSSPARDSYPRRAGSREWPVHPGPPHFTRGFNFPGRRGYHQYQRGRFQDFHQSRRGSPFWKKAGPVRKPGGTLSSMRYTKTLPTISWRDWTEPSEREHSVERSPVKKVRPITPAIAAMQEYDGSDGEHSSDVNSDVERKSDDTTERSQTTPDRKQVNNAKMEGTPPMRECEEEELLVRHIKLEKVDERDCPEEKTILGEVKIDCSIVKKEPLTEEDEEQAPLEHDKPIVVKKEAACRPAIKPKFSCSFLDDLSSGQMMLDPELLASPEQPESCEEDEEDEEVPEEVARSGRDGSESPDTDDYAANWETEGNEETLSTSPPKQTLDGPSPVVEGVGTPKANHKPDTPPPENVPNGGAPVPVLSGEDKRAHLKPRSMHEEIIPLDDLLNVQNQLKSFKSKLDEAEKLKRTDRNAPSVQQGGRGGGGGALFTEKLADEYKSFMQSLAQTSAGDATERDRASSRAKGKKKRSSSSSSSSSSSSDSSSDSSSSSGSSSSSSSSSSDSEDQSSTEESEDEQPKQNRKSAAAGADHDNSEAKEPATPPHRPTLVIPEYLLPKVPTPPSGSVPPTQQTPTKIYSIRDDSVASESTESLASSIKPLELDRETPIKLKLPSKTRMLPGGGASALLGQDEEEGTVPPAEGTERPPSEQDQKSTKDRSRSTDGKSSRQRQKRSRDRQDRKRSESHNRRSGDHHSSGASSPKRRSRDREKRSSRKDRSSPDKRKERSAQRRGSRSPHRRTRSPRNRTRRSTSKSRSRSRSRYHSLSPPQRRPPSPRGGDNRRTAASRSRRRYSVDREWSARGRSRSPYGGRRPPSPKDAPPMTLHGENQIDIITSTGASPNVHSPVTGYKKSLADSTISDAELESQKRKLAGYGATGYYGPHPTEHLDPTTVSGGAATAGSEGGGEESSPKRISLDDRINIVLGMNGTVDGGGKSSGKHHHGHGQHMQQHHHHHHQHAPYGEYPPSHDMYLQRGHHPVNYPPAGYTASQEQYGGSPYGSYGARGLPPNSNAATSPYYPGSGRGPPPSWAPRSHPYQGYPMAFVTHNRPPLPGEMYRFPYAPPNSVPLTTGTGADGANSKSQVKQVGNVLEIVPSNAPLAASGGDGAPGSTNLTSSTNSMDGSVNGTSTASPAEAAAIGIAMQNSTTSSALVTPKILTAEELQQRHDRRLELKKKIRAEREKKRLDKRQRKERLQLEMKRLLNSKTVTSSGGTVDALGGGVGSGGSVGGSSGGGGGGSASSDEEFETIKQADLLASLGRSYEKSILKGAKQLNAVGSANAVKKTVLFADGKAPGDVSSSSADEAKEKSPNKQQAVKQRKKLRRQRTLKISGKKRLIDRLKLPELEQEAEELDPEVANLPAPPPPPGSPPPELQQPRCLNPPVVRMIDFREGFHGIALPLPLPPGSMGGPPPPMHLVGANTMGPAGASSIPLPVPPVSMSVPPGPVPTPLPGYRNPPTMPQPHHHLLPTHLATQRPTSPHGVLPPLHHPHPPPHLFTHHPPNIGHGGPSLHTPPPSHHAYHQHHHHTQHPPPQTPPSVSTALITIGSKKRVNGNGGGGVNPIESIVSTAATTGTVAPSTVLSTGVATYVDGTPPV from the exons ATGGATGCCGAACGGGAAGCTTCCTGCACACCACCGCTTCCGTTGGCAGATGATTTACTACCCGAGCAGCTCAGCAAGTTCCATTCGCCGCTGATGGCCGGAAGTGAGCATGAGGAACGCCAAATGTCACCGCCAGCGGTGGCGAAACCAGCACTTGCAGATACGTCAAGCAACACTGGGCCGGCAGATGTTCGCAGCAAAGACAAGGAAAAAAGTGTGCGAAAATCCAAGGATGAAGGgggtaaaaggggaaagaaatCAGATGATTCAACAGCTCATCGTCAGTCGTCAAAGGAGTTATCGTCGAACGAAA AACCCAATAAATCGGATACAGAACCTAAGGGGTCTTCGAAGAacagtgaaaagaaaagaacctcTTCCCAGGATCGGGACAACGGGAAGGAACGTCATCACCGTAATCGAAGTAATCATCGGCGAAAATCGCGCAGTCGCTCCAAAGAGTCTACATCGGTGGGTAAAACTTCTCCCGCACGGTCAAAGCAACCCACGGAAGACGGCGCGAGCAAGAACCCCCACAAGGAAAGCAAACGTAGGAGCGATGGagccaagaagaaaaagtcgAAAAGTAGGCGATCTCACTCGAAAGAAGAGATCAACGACGAAGAGCGTGACGTGCCACAAAATCGCGAACGCGATTCTCGCTCCAACAGCCGTAGCCGCAGTAGGCGGCAGGAAAGTGTGCGACGAGACCGTCGCAGCAGCAGTAGTCCGGCGCGTGATTCGTATCCCCGGCGAGCGGGTTCCCGAGAGTGGCCGGTGCATCCGGGACCGCCACATTTTACGCGCGGTTTCAACTTTCCTGGCCGTCGCGGTTACCATCAGTATCAGCGGGGACGCTTTCAGGACTTCCACCAGTCCCGCCGTGGTTCACCGTTTTGGAAGAAGGCGGGTCCCGTGCGCAAACCCGGTGGAACACTCTCTTCGATGCGATACACCAAGACACTGCCAACGATCAGCTGGCGTGATTGGACCGAACCGAGCGAACGGGAGCACAGTGTGGAACGATCACCGGTAAAAAAGGTACGGCCCATTACGCCGGCCATTGCGGCCATGCAGGAGTACGATGGCAGTGACGGGGAACACTCATCGGACGTGAACAGTGATGTTGAACGGAAGTCTGACGATACTACGGAGCGTTCGCAGACAACTCCAGATAGGAAGCAAGTGAACAACGCCAAAATGGAAGGAACACCACCGATGCGGGAATGTGAAGAGGAAGAGTTGCTCGTGCGACATATAAAACTGGAGAAAGTGGACGAGCGCGATTGTCCGGAGGAGAAGACGATTCTCGGTGAGGTGAAAATAGATTGCAGCATCGTTAAAAAAGAACCTCTGacggaggaggacgaggagcAGGCGCCACTAGAACACGACAAACCCATAGTGGTAAAGAAGGAAGCGGCATGTCGACCTGCGATTAAACCGAAATTTAGCTGCTCCTTCCTGGACGATCTTTCTAGCGGTCAGATGATGCTGGACCCCGAACTGCTCGCTTCACCCGAACAACCGGAGTCGTGCGAAGAGGACGAGGAAGATGAGGAGGTCCCGGAAGAGGTTGCCCGTTCCGGGCGAGACGGAAGCGAGTCCCCTGACACGGACGATTACGCGGCAAACTGGGAAACGGAAGGGAACGAGGAAACGCTAAGCACTAGCCCGCCCAAGCAAACCCTTGACGGTCCATCACCAGTAGTGGAAGGTGTGGGAACTCCGAAGGCGAACCACAAACCCGATACACCTCCTCCTGAAAACGTCCCGAACGGGGGGGCACCAGTTCCTGTGCTAAGTGGCGAGGACAAACGGGCCCACCTAAAGCCGCGCAGCATGCACGAGGAGATCATTCCGTTGGACGACCTGCTGAATGTACAGAACCAGCTCAAATCGTTCAAGTCGAAGCTAGACGAAGCGGAAAAGCTGAAGCGAACCGACCGAAATGCCCCTTCCGTGCAACAAGGAGGCCGAGGTGGAGGGGGAGGAGCTCTGTTTACGGAGAAGTTGGCGGACGAGTATAAAAGCTTCATGCAGTCACTTGCACAAACTTCCGCGGGCGATGCAACCGAGCGAGACCGTGCGTCCAGTCGAGctaagggaaaaaagaaacgctcCAGTTCGTCCAGCAGTTCTAGCTCGTCCTCTTCCGACTCGAGCTCGGACTCATCGAGCTCGTCCGGTTCGTCTAGCTCTTCAAGTTCGAGTTCTTCGGATTCGGAAGATCAAAGCAGCACGGAAGAGTCCGAGGATGAGCAGCCGAAGCAAAACCGTAAAAGCGCCGCTGCGGGAGCAGATCACGATAACTCCGAAGCGAAGGAGCCAGCAACTCCACCGCACCGTCCAACGTTGGTCATACCGGAGTACTTGCTGCCGAAGGTACCCACACCGCCCTCGGGTAGCGTCCCACCGACTCAGCAAACTCCCACCAAGATCTACAGCATACGCGACGATTCTGTGGCTAGCGAAAGTACTGAATCGTTGGCCTCCTCCATCAAACCGCTCGAGCTGGATCGGGAAACACCGATCAAACTGAAGCTTCCTTCGAAAACCAGGATGTTACCGGGCGGTGGAGCATCGGCGTTGCTCGGACAGGACGAGGAAGAAGGCACCGTTCCACCAGCCGAGGGAACTGAGCGTCCGCCAAGCGAGCAGGATCAAAAGTCAACTAAAGACCGATCCCGCTCGACCGACGGTAAGTCCAGCCGCCAGAGGCAAAAGCGTTCCCGCGACCGTCAGGATCGCAAGCGATCGGAGTCGCACAACCGACGATCGGGTGATCATCACTCATCGGGAGCGAGCAGTCCGAAGCGGAGGTCGCGTGATCGTGAAAAGCGATCCTCGCGGAAAGACCGATCTTCGCCAGATAAGCGCAAGGAACGATCCGCTCAGCGGCGCGGTTCCCGTAGTCCACATCGTCGAACCCGTAGCCCTCGCAACCGAACGCGACGGTCCACGTCGAAGTCGCGGTCGAGGTCACGCTCGCGCTACCACAGCCTTAGCCCACCGCAGCGTCGTCCTCCGAGTCCGCGAGGCGGTGATAATCGGCGGACTGCGGCGAGTCGTTCCCGTCGTCGTTACTCGGTCGATCGCGAATGGTCGGCGCGCGGCCGATCGCGCTCTCCATATGGTGGCCGTCGTCCACCCTCGCCCAAGGACGCACCACCCATGACGCTCCATGGGGAGAATCAGATCGACATCATCACGAGCACGGGTGCCTCACCGAACGTCCACTCGCCCGTCACCGGGTACAAGAAGAGTCTGGCCGACTCGACGATCAGCGATGCGGAACTGGAGAGTCAGAAGCGTAAGCTCGCCGGGTACGGTGCTACCGGCTACTACGGACCGCATCCCACTGAACACTTGGATCCGACCACCGTCTCTGGAGGGGCGGCGACCGCCGGGTCCGAGGGAGGAGGCGAAGAGTCCTCCCCGAAACGTATCTCGCTGGACGATCGGATCAATATCGTGCTCGGTATGAATGGAACGGTGGATGGTGGTGGCAAGTCGAGCGGAAAGCATCATCATGGGCATGGGCAACATATGCAgcaacaccatcaccaccaccaccaacatgcACCGTACGGCGAGTATCCTCCCTCCCATGACATGTACCTCCAGCGTGGCCATCATCCGGTCAACTATCCGCCGGCCGGTTACACGGCAAGTCAGGAGCAGTACGGTGGCTCGCCGTACGGTTCGTATGGTGCCCGAGGTTTACCACCGAACTCCAACGCCGCCACATCCCCTTACTATCCGGGCAGTGGCCGTGGCCCTCCACCATCGTGGGCTCCCCGAAGTCATCCGTACCAGGGCTACCCGATGGCATTCGTCACGCATAATCGACCACCTCTTCCGGGAGAGATGTATCGTTTCCCGTACGCCCCACCAAACTCAGTCCCATTGACCACCGGCACCGGGGCCGATGGGGCTAACTCCAAGTCGCAAGTGAAGCAGGTTGGCAATGTGCTAGAAATCGTACCCTCAAACGCACCGCTAGCTGCGTCGGGTGGCGACGGTGCACCCGGTTCGACTAACCTCACCTCATCCACCAACTCCATGGATGGTTCCGTCAACGGCACAAGCACCGCAAGTCCGGCCGAAGCGGCAGCGATCGGCATTGCGATGCAAAACTCAACCACATCGTCTGCACTCGTGACCCCGAAAATTCTCACCGCCGAGGAGCTTCAGCAACGGCACGACCGACGGCTGGAGCTAAAGAAAAAGATTCGTGCCGAGCGGGAAAAGAAACGGTTGGACAAGCGGCAACGGAAGGAACGGCTGCAGTTGGAGATGAAGCGATTGCTGAACTCCAAAACGGTCACCTCTTCGGGCGGGACGGTCGATGCGCTCGGTGGAGGTGTAGGTAGCGGTGGTAGCGTTGGGGGAAgcagtggtggtggaggtggtggtagtgCTTCGTCGGACGAAGAGTTCGAGACGATCAAGCAGGCGGATCTGCTCGCGTCGCTCGGACGCTCGTACGAGAAGAGTATTCTCAAAGGCGCCAAACAACTAAACGCTGTGGGAAG TGCAAATGCGGTCAAGAAAACAGTCCTCTTCGCCGACGGTAAGGCACCGGGCGACGTTTCGTCCAGCTCCGCCGATGAGGCGAAGGAGAAATCACCCAACAAGCAGCAGGCCGTGAAGCAGCGGAAAAAGTTGCGCCGCCAACGCACGCTCAAGATTTCGGGCAAAAAACGTCTGATAGACCGACTGAAGCTGCCG GAGCTCGAGCAAGAGGCTGAAGAGCTGGATCCAGAGGTTGCGAATTTACCAGCGCCCCCTCCACCACCCGGTTCACCGCCCCCAGAGCTGCAACAACCACGTTGCCTCAACCCTCCCGTGGTGAGAATGATCGACTTCCGGGAAGGATTCCACGGCATCGCTCTGCCGCTGCCCCTTCCACCAGGCTCGATGGGTGGTCCCCCACCACCGATGCATCTCGTTGGCGCGAATACGATGGGTCCGGCCGGGGCCTCTTCCATACCACTGCCAGTTCCTCCCGTCTCGATGTCGGTCCCGCCCGGCCCCGTCCCGACGCCGCTGCCCGGCTATCGAAATCCTCCGACGATGCCACAaccccaccaccacctgcTGCCTACCCATCTCGCCACGCAACGGCCAACGTCACCCCACGGCGTCCTCCCACCGCTGCACCATCCCCATCCGCCACCGCATCTCTTCACCCATCATCCGCCGAACATTGGACACGGGGGTCCGTCCCTCCATACACCGCCACCGTCGCACCATGCCTAccatcaacaccaccaccacacccaACATCCACCTCCACAGACACCACCCTCCGTTTCAACCGCTCTCATCACCATTGGCAGTAAGAAGCGTGTCAACGGCaacggcggtggcggcgtAAACCCGATAGAATCGATCGTCTCCACGGCAGCCACCACCGGAACGGTTGCACCTTCCACCGTCCTCAGCACGGGCGTCGCTACGTACGTCGATGGTACGCCACCGGTTTGA